In Rahnella sikkimica, the following are encoded in one genomic region:
- a CDS encoding TetR/AcrR family transcriptional regulator, which yields MRYESEHKPKIRERIVKEAAKAIRAKGPLQVSVAGVMSKAGLTHGGFYAHFASKDALIEAAIQQMFNQVMQRWDKNNQGLNASQQLAGYIDFYLSPSHRDNRSQGCPVSALASEAPRMTAPCQAEFASGIERIRSMIIRQLAEMGAEDPQSAAVSVSSELMGSLSLARCEPDRKASDALLHSAKENLKARLHLLPAEQNRK from the coding sequence ATGCGCTACGAAAGTGAACATAAGCCGAAAATCCGCGAGCGGATTGTGAAGGAAGCGGCGAAAGCCATCCGTGCCAAAGGGCCGTTGCAGGTCAGCGTGGCGGGCGTGATGAGCAAAGCCGGGCTGACGCATGGCGGATTTTATGCACACTTTGCCTCGAAAGACGCCCTGATCGAAGCCGCCATTCAGCAGATGTTTAATCAGGTGATGCAGCGCTGGGATAAAAATAATCAGGGGCTGAACGCGTCACAGCAACTGGCGGGTTATATCGATTTTTATCTTTCGCCGTCGCATCGCGACAACCGCTCGCAGGGCTGCCCGGTATCGGCGCTGGCTTCCGAAGCGCCACGCATGACCGCGCCTTGTCAGGCCGAATTTGCGAGTGGCATTGAACGGATACGCAGCATGATTATCCGCCAGCTTGCGGAAATGGGCGCGGAAGATCCGCAATCGGCGGCGGTGTCAGTCAGTTCAGAGCTGATGGGCAGTTTATCGCTGGCGCGGTGCGAACCCGACCGGAAAGCCTCGGACGCATTGCTGCACAGTGCAAAGGAAAATCTCAAAGCGCGGCTGCATTTATTACCCGCAGAACAGAATAGAAAATAA
- a CDS encoding HlyD family secretion protein: MSEATADGGLAAPQSKVNKRSKRIWVVSAVALALAFGGAAWLLAAPSSESTDDAYLTADATTVAPKVKGFVSKVLVRHNQQVHVGDKLVLIDSEEFTARLAAARGDLDDARAQVAQQQAALLSQQAQEQLALTQIDAARTAIRSSRAEQQHAEAEQQRYQSLAASGATSRNDADRYKTVAVTAEQTSAHAAAMLDVAQNQAAVTHAQRAEIEAALALANAAVMKAQAAEDLAQQDLNHTTIFAAVDGVVGNRQVQVGDYVTPGQRLMALVPDEGIYVTANFKETQTGRMQPGQKADVQVDALPGVTFHGEVDSLAPGSGSTFALLPFEPGTGNFTKIVQRVPVRIRLDPGQPQASALRPGLSVDARVSLTEPVR; encoded by the coding sequence ATGAGCGAAGCAACAGCGGATGGCGGGCTTGCTGCCCCGCAGTCAAAAGTGAATAAGCGATCAAAACGGATCTGGGTGGTCAGTGCGGTTGCGCTGGCTTTGGCGTTCGGCGGGGCGGCCTGGTTGCTGGCGGCACCGTCTTCTGAATCCACCGACGATGCTTATCTGACGGCGGACGCCACCACCGTTGCGCCCAAAGTAAAAGGGTTTGTCTCAAAAGTGCTGGTCCGGCATAACCAGCAGGTTCATGTGGGCGATAAACTGGTGCTTATCGACAGCGAAGAATTTACGGCGCGTTTAGCCGCCGCGCGCGGTGATCTGGACGACGCCCGTGCGCAGGTCGCACAACAGCAGGCGGCATTGCTCAGTCAGCAGGCGCAGGAACAACTGGCGCTGACGCAAATCGATGCGGCGCGAACCGCCATCCGGTCGTCGCGAGCGGAACAGCAGCACGCTGAGGCCGAGCAGCAACGGTATCAGTCGCTGGCGGCAAGCGGCGCAACCTCCCGCAATGATGCGGATCGCTATAAAACCGTGGCGGTGACGGCGGAACAGACGTCCGCACACGCGGCTGCCATGCTGGATGTGGCACAAAATCAGGCGGCGGTGACGCACGCACAGCGGGCTGAAATAGAAGCCGCGCTGGCGCTGGCGAATGCGGCGGTGATGAAAGCGCAGGCGGCAGAAGATCTGGCGCAGCAGGATCTCAACCATACGACGATTTTCGCGGCGGTGGATGGCGTGGTCGGAAACCGTCAGGTGCAGGTCGGCGATTACGTGACGCCCGGTCAGCGGTTGATGGCGCTGGTGCCCGATGAGGGGATTTACGTCACGGCGAACTTTAAAGAAACGCAGACCGGCAGAATGCAGCCCGGTCAGAAAGCGGATGTGCAGGTTGATGCGCTGCCCGGCGTGACGTTTCACGGGGAAGTGGACAGCCTCGCGCCCGGTTCGGGCTCTACGTTTGCATTGCTGCCGTTTGAGCCGGGGACCGGCAATTTCACCAAAATTGTTCAGCGCGTGCCGGTGCGTATTCGTCTGGATCCCGGTCAGCCGCAAGCCAGTGCGCTGAGGCCGGGCTTGTCTGTCGATGCGCGCGTTTCGTTAACGGAACCGGTCAGGTAA
- a CDS encoding DHA2 family efflux MFS transporter permease subunit, translated as MSATQNHPTPLSPADYPTSRKFLIFSIMAFGMFLALIDIQIVAASLNDVQAGLSAGPDEISWVQTSYLIAELVMIPFSAFLAQALSTRWLFSASAALFTLSSIGCGLAWNIESMIFFRALQGFTGGAMVPTVFATGFAMFQGKQQALIPAILGMVSVLAPTLGPTVGGVVTQVLDWRWIFFINILPGVLVATGAVMFIHVDKADYSMLKRIDWVHLFSMAVALGCLEYVLEEGPRKNWFSDPLIQISAWFSLVAFVLFLERSFYSKNPIVRLTPFRDPTFTFACLFNLVVGFGLYASTYLTPVFLGRIRDFNSLEIGTTVFVVGVGQFFSTIIAARLINRVDRRILITVGLSGFALSLWLTTAVTPYWGAEQFFWPQVVRGLFIMLCIVPSVNMALTAFQGPELRYASGLFNLMRNLGGAVGIATVNTWLQDWTRVHAARFGESLGQYGGHAQEVIGSLAQKIGHLTPDTAHALLMAKGLFGAKVAAQSLTLAFNDIFQVMAWMFIAALVMVPFCRK; from the coding sequence ATGTCAGCCACCCAGAATCACCCCACGCCGCTCTCGCCCGCGGATTACCCGACATCACGCAAGTTTCTGATTTTCAGCATTATGGCGTTCGGCATGTTTCTGGCACTGATCGACATCCAGATCGTCGCAGCCTCCCTCAATGATGTTCAGGCCGGGCTTTCCGCCGGGCCTGACGAAATCAGCTGGGTGCAAACTTCGTATCTGATCGCCGAACTGGTGATGATCCCGTTCTCGGCATTTCTGGCGCAGGCGCTCTCGACCCGCTGGTTGTTCAGCGCGTCTGCCGCCCTGTTTACACTCAGCAGTATCGGCTGTGGACTGGCGTGGAATATTGAGTCGATGATCTTCTTCCGCGCGCTGCAGGGCTTTACCGGCGGCGCGATGGTGCCGACCGTTTTCGCGACCGGATTCGCCATGTTTCAGGGCAAACAGCAGGCGCTTATTCCGGCGATCCTCGGAATGGTCAGTGTGCTCGCACCGACGCTCGGCCCGACCGTCGGCGGCGTGGTGACGCAGGTTCTCGACTGGCGCTGGATCTTCTTCATCAATATTTTGCCCGGCGTGCTGGTGGCGACCGGCGCGGTGATGTTCATCCACGTCGATAAAGCCGATTATTCGATGCTTAAACGCATCGACTGGGTGCATCTGTTTTCGATGGCGGTGGCGCTCGGTTGTCTGGAATATGTGCTCGAAGAAGGCCCGCGCAAAAACTGGTTCAGCGATCCGCTAATCCAGATTTCCGCGTGGTTTTCGCTGGTGGCGTTTGTCCTGTTTCTCGAACGTTCTTTCTATTCCAAAAACCCGATTGTGCGCCTGACGCCCTTCCGCGACCCGACGTTTACCTTCGCCTGTTTATTCAATCTGGTCGTGGGTTTTGGCCTGTACGCCTCGACCTACCTGACGCCGGTTTTCCTCGGCCGTATCCGCGATTTCAACAGCCTGGAGATAGGCACGACGGTGTTTGTCGTCGGCGTCGGGCAGTTTTTCAGCACGATTATCGCCGCCAGATTAATCAACCGGGTCGATCGCCGGATATTAATCACCGTGGGGTTATCCGGTTTCGCGCTGAGTCTATGGCTGACGACCGCCGTCACGCCTTACTGGGGCGCGGAACAATTTTTCTGGCCGCAGGTGGTGCGCGGTTTATTCATCATGTTGTGCATCGTGCCGAGCGTGAACATGGCGCTGACCGCCTTTCAGGGGCCGGAACTGCGCTATGCGTCGGGCTTGTTTAACCTAATGCGCAATCTGGGCGGCGCAGTCGGCATAGCGACGGTGAATACCTGGTTGCAGGACTGGACGCGCGTCCACGCGGCGCGTTTCGGTGAAAGTCTGGGGCAATACGGCGGCCATGCGCAGGAAGTGATAGGATCGCTGGCGCAAAAAATCGGCCACCTGACGCCGGACACCGCGCACGCACTGCTGATGGCCAAAGGGCTGTTCGGTGCAAAAGTGGCGGCACAATCCCTGACGCTGGCCTTCAACGATATCTTTCAGGTCATGGCGTGGATGTTTATCGCCGCGTTAGTGATGGTGC